Proteins found in one Bremerella volcania genomic segment:
- a CDS encoding pyridoxamine 5'-phosphate oxidase family protein, producing the protein MNLYPSDVAFTPAVKAIQSEKGSRASYARMEERNGWETSVTPELEAFLGQQDMFYLGTANSEGQPYIQYRGGTPGFLKVMDKKTLGFADFGGNRQFISLGNLSENPKAFIFLMDYARSRRIKLWGTARVVEGDSVLEAKLSDPSYPGKVERVILFDVEAWDVNCPQHIHKRFTQQQIAPVVKQLQSRIAELESELKALKTTPET; encoded by the coding sequence ATGAACCTATACCCAAGTGACGTCGCCTTCACGCCAGCCGTCAAAGCAATCCAATCCGAGAAGGGCTCTCGTGCTTCCTACGCAAGGATGGAAGAGCGGAACGGTTGGGAAACGAGTGTGACCCCTGAGCTGGAAGCGTTCCTGGGGCAACAGGACATGTTTTATTTGGGTACCGCCAACTCCGAAGGCCAGCCGTACATTCAATACCGAGGAGGTACGCCTGGCTTTTTAAAAGTCATGGACAAAAAGACTTTGGGATTTGCCGACTTCGGAGGCAATCGCCAGTTCATCAGTCTGGGTAACCTCTCAGAGAATCCCAAGGCGTTTATTTTTCTGATGGATTACGCACGAAGTCGCCGTATCAAGCTATGGGGAACCGCTCGCGTGGTAGAAGGGGATAGCGTACTCGAAGCCAAGCTCAGCGATCCAAGCTACCCAGGCAAAGTCGAACGAGTCATTCTGTTTGACGTCGAAGCGTGGGATGTGAATTGCCCGCAGCACATCCACAAGCGTTTTACGCAGCAGCAGATCGCTCCGGTCGTCAAGCAGCTTCAGTCGAGAATTGCCGAACTTGAATCGGAGCTGAAGGCCTTGAAAACAACCCCCGAGACATAA
- a CDS encoding nuclear transport factor 2 family protein, translating into MSAIRPPFTWETATAKVRAAEDAWNSRDPHRVSLAYSEDSQWRNRDQFIRGRQQIQEFLTGKWEKELDYRLTKSLWSFTEDRIAVRFQYEYHNADGQWFRAYGNELWEFDEEGLMRRREASINDVAIEEHQRTFHWPAPGPRPQEDAGIPNVA; encoded by the coding sequence ATGTCTGCCATTCGACCTCCGTTCACCTGGGAAACGGCCACCGCCAAAGTTCGAGCCGCGGAAGATGCCTGGAACAGCCGTGATCCGCATCGTGTTTCCCTGGCTTACTCAGAAGACTCGCAGTGGCGAAACCGAGACCAGTTCATTCGCGGCCGTCAACAAATCCAAGAGTTCTTGACCGGCAAGTGGGAAAAGGAGCTCGACTATCGACTCACCAAGTCGCTGTGGAGCTTCACTGAAGACCGAATCGCTGTCCGATTCCAGTACGAATACCACAACGCCGACGGACAGTGGTTTCGTGCCTACGGAAACGAACTCTGGGAATTCGACGAAGAGGGGCTCATGCGTCGCCGTGAAGCCAGCATCAACGATGTGGCCATTGAAGAACACCAGCGCACGTTCCACTGGCCGGCCCCCGGACCGCGTCCGCAAGAGGACGCGGGGATTCCAAACGTCGCATGA
- a CDS encoding alpha/beta fold hydrolase yields the protein MIKFKTTATLLAFATLFSIVSLAVAQPHQQVRYRTVKVDGLDIFYREAGPKDAPTVLLLHGFPTSSHMFRELIPALADKYHVVAPDYPGFGYSSMPAVDEFNYTFDNLANVVEKFTEKVGLEKYTLYLMDYGAPVGFRLATKHPQRVDALIVQNGNAYDEGIDNDFWKPIKAYWQDRTKEQADGLRSLLTLEATKWQYTYGVRNVETISPDTWGHVQPLLDRQGNQEIQLALFYSYGSNPPLYPKWQQYLRDHQPPTLIVWGKNDAIFPAAGAHPYKRDLETLEFHLLDTGHFALEEDGAQIASLIREFLGKHVAGN from the coding sequence ATGATCAAATTCAAGACAACCGCTACCTTGCTGGCTTTTGCCACTCTTTTTTCCATTGTATCGTTGGCAGTCGCCCAGCCGCACCAGCAAGTTCGCTATCGCACCGTTAAAGTAGACGGTCTCGACATCTTCTACCGCGAGGCGGGGCCGAAGGATGCACCAACGGTGCTGCTGCTGCATGGTTTCCCAACCTCCTCGCACATGTTTCGCGAACTGATTCCCGCGCTCGCGGATAAGTATCACGTGGTGGCTCCCGACTATCCAGGCTTTGGTTACAGCTCGATGCCTGCGGTCGACGAGTTCAACTACACGTTTGACAACCTGGCTAACGTGGTTGAAAAGTTCACCGAGAAGGTCGGTCTGGAGAAGTACACGCTCTACTTGATGGACTATGGTGCCCCCGTCGGTTTTCGCCTGGCAACGAAACACCCGCAGCGCGTTGACGCGTTGATCGTTCAAAACGGCAACGCTTACGACGAGGGAATCGACAACGATTTCTGGAAGCCCATCAAAGCCTATTGGCAGGATCGAACGAAAGAGCAAGCGGACGGTCTTCGCTCGCTTTTAACCCTGGAAGCAACCAAGTGGCAATACACCTATGGCGTTCGCAATGTCGAAACGATCAGCCCCGACACCTGGGGACATGTGCAGCCACTGCTAGACCGCCAGGGGAATCAGGAGATCCAACTGGCACTGTTCTACAGCTATGGCAGTAATCCACCGCTGTATCCCAAGTGGCAACAGTACCTTCGCGACCACCAGCCGCCGACGCTGATCGTTTGGGGAAAGAACGATGCGATTTTCCCCGCCGCTGGGGCGCATCCCTACAAGCGCGACCTCGAAACTCTGGAGTTCCATCTTCTCGATACCGGGCACTTCGCACTGGAAGAGGACGGAGCACAGATTGCCAGTCTGATCCGGGAATTCCTCGGCAAACACGTTGCCGGTAACTAA
- a CDS encoding cysteine hydrolase: MPDSAPIRSEIVYGSSRKPDAAIPRPGLEPRKGQVAVVVTDPQNDFLSPQGVAWSVVGKNVTANNTVENIGRLFSSAKENDVPLFISPHYYYPQDHRWHFEGALERLMHDIRMFDRPGSLDLTNFEGSGADWLEQYKPLINDGETIVTSPHKVYGPETNDLVLQLRKRGIDQVVLAGMSANLCVESHLRELLEQGFEVAVVGDATAAAQIPGYDGYEAAMTNFRFLASDVWSADEAAKRLSTI; the protein is encoded by the coding sequence ATGCCTGATTCCGCTCCCATTCGATCCGAAATCGTTTACGGCTCGTCGCGCAAGCCGGATGCTGCCATCCCTCGCCCAGGCCTGGAACCACGAAAGGGGCAAGTCGCCGTGGTGGTCACCGATCCTCAAAACGATTTCCTTAGCCCGCAGGGTGTTGCCTGGTCGGTCGTCGGCAAGAACGTCACCGCAAACAATACGGTGGAAAACATCGGTCGGTTGTTCTCTTCGGCGAAGGAAAACGATGTGCCGCTTTTCATCAGCCCGCACTATTACTATCCGCAAGATCATCGATGGCACTTTGAGGGCGCGCTCGAGCGTTTGATGCACGACATCCGCATGTTCGACCGGCCCGGTTCGCTCGACCTCACGAATTTCGAGGGATCCGGCGCCGACTGGCTCGAGCAATACAAACCACTGATCAACGACGGCGAGACGATCGTAACCAGTCCGCACAAAGTCTATGGTCCGGAAACCAATGACCTCGTCTTACAGCTTCGCAAACGAGGGATCGACCAGGTCGTGCTTGCGGGCATGTCGGCCAACCTGTGCGTCGAATCGCATCTGCGAGAACTCTTAGAACAGGGCTTCGAAGTGGCCGTCGTCGGAGATGCCACTGCGGCTGCCCAGATCCCAGGCTACGACGGCTACGAAGCCGCCATGACCAACTTTCGCTTTTTGGCCAGTGACGTGTGGAGCGCGGATGAAGCTGCCAAGCGACTCTCGACAATTTGA
- a CDS encoding TetR/AcrR family transcriptional regulator encodes MSKTRTKKSDARQRLVETAERLFYAEGIHSVGIDRIIAEAGVAKMTLYNHFSSKDELILAVLQYREEQFGNSLAKSIDRYVSKGLSRLDAFFAALKDWFKSPGFRGCSFINASVELADAGHPASQFSTAHKVKFRELIHEIIAETVDPKVAQSVTPAIYLLVEGAIVTAVIQQSSKSADVAKDAAITLISAKSKKK; translated from the coding sequence ATGAGTAAGACACGAACCAAAAAATCCGATGCTCGCCAACGATTGGTCGAAACCGCGGAGCGGTTGTTTTACGCCGAAGGCATCCACAGCGTAGGCATTGATCGTATCATCGCCGAGGCCGGTGTCGCCAAGATGACGCTCTACAACCACTTTTCCTCCAAGGACGAGTTAATTCTCGCCGTGTTGCAATATCGAGAAGAGCAATTCGGCAACTCACTCGCCAAGTCGATTGATCGCTATGTGAGCAAGGGCCTGAGCCGTTTGGATGCTTTCTTCGCGGCGCTGAAAGACTGGTTTAAAAGCCCAGGCTTTCGTGGTTGCTCGTTTATCAATGCCTCGGTGGAACTGGCGGACGCCGGTCACCCAGCTTCCCAGTTCTCAACGGCCCACAAAGTCAAGTTTCGGGAACTGATCCACGAAATCATCGCCGAAACGGTCGATCCCAAGGTCGCCCAGTCGGTGACCCCTGCGATTTATCTGCTGGTGGAAGGCGCGATCGTAACCGCCGTGATCCAGCAGTCATCGAAGTCGGCAGACGTCGCCAAGGATGCCGCGATCACCCTGATTTCTGCGAAATCGAAGAAGAAGTAA
- the rsmA gene encoding 16S rRNA (adenine(1518)-N(6)/adenine(1519)-N(6))-dimethyltransferase RsmA, whose amino-acid sequence MPEFRNQTISYLTSKFREIGIRPVSKHGQNFLIDMNLLDLLVRSADIQKDDVILEIGTGTGTLSTRMADQAGYLVTVEIDPHMATFATEELDEFENVTLLNYDALRNKNNFRPEMIETIKEKMAEIGTDHFKLAANLPYNVATPIISNLLRTEITPKSMTVTIQKELAERIIASPGTKDYSALSVWIQAQCRCELVRILPPSVFWPAPKVHSAILHIEVQPERRAAISDLEFFHEFNRSLFFHRRKFLRSVLQSSFKGKLEKAEVDQVMEQGSLDPTARAENFTVDEILAMCELFRQKLAEQDS is encoded by the coding sequence ATGCCTGAATTTCGCAATCAAACCATCTCGTATCTCACGAGCAAATTCCGCGAAATCGGAATCCGCCCTGTCTCGAAGCACGGGCAAAATTTCCTGATCGATATGAACCTGTTGGATCTGCTGGTCCGTTCGGCTGACATTCAGAAAGATGACGTCATCCTGGAAATCGGGACCGGCACCGGCACTCTTTCGACGCGCATGGCCGACCAGGCAGGCTACCTGGTGACGGTGGAAATCGATCCTCACATGGCAACGTTCGCCACCGAGGAACTCGACGAGTTCGAGAACGTCACGCTGCTGAACTACGACGCGCTGCGTAACAAGAACAACTTCCGCCCCGAGATGATCGAGACCATCAAGGAAAAGATGGCCGAGATCGGCACCGATCATTTCAAGCTGGCCGCCAACTTGCCGTACAACGTGGCGACGCCGATCATCTCGAACCTCCTGCGAACCGAGATCACCCCCAAGAGCATGACGGTGACCATCCAGAAGGAACTCGCCGAACGGATCATCGCTTCGCCGGGCACCAAAGACTACAGCGCGCTTTCCGTTTGGATTCAGGCCCAATGCCGCTGCGAACTGGTCCGCATCCTGCCACCGAGCGTCTTCTGGCCGGCCCCCAAGGTGCATTCCGCCATTTTGCATATCGAAGTGCAGCCTGAGCGCCGGGCCGCAATTTCCGACCTCGAGTTCTTCCACGAGTTCAACCGCTCGCTCTTCTTCCACCGCCGCAAGTTCCTCCGCAGCGTGCTGCAAAGCTCGTTCAAGGGAAAGCTGGAGAAAGCGGAAGTCGACCAGGTGATGGAGCAGGGGAGCTTAGACCCAACTGCCCGAGCCGAGAACTTCACCGTCGACGAAATCCTGGCGATGTGTGAACTGTTCCGCCAGAAGTTGGCCGAGCAAGACTCTTAG
- a CDS encoding riboflavin synthase, with protein sequence MFTGLVETQGKVVALKPEGPGVRLSLESPLIASSAVIGDSIAVNGCCLTVVSIDENVADFEAGEETLKRTNLGQLEKGSVVNLERSLQLGDRLGGHLVTGHIDTTATLVERNDDGQWCTMWFEVSPEYARQMASKGSVAIDGISLTLVDVTDTRFSVALIPHTLDATTLGGRKQGDTVNIETDLLAKYVQRQLETK encoded by the coding sequence ATGTTTACTGGCCTGGTTGAAACGCAAGGAAAAGTCGTCGCCCTTAAGCCCGAGGGACCGGGGGTTCGACTGTCATTAGAGAGCCCACTGATCGCCAGTAGCGCCGTGATCGGGGATAGCATCGCGGTCAACGGGTGCTGTTTGACCGTGGTCAGCATTGACGAAAATGTTGCCGATTTTGAAGCAGGCGAAGAGACGTTAAAGAGAACCAACCTTGGCCAACTTGAAAAGGGCAGCGTCGTGAACCTGGAACGATCCCTTCAATTGGGTGATCGGCTCGGCGGGCATTTGGTCACCGGGCACATCGATACGACGGCCACGCTCGTCGAGCGCAACGACGACGGCCAGTGGTGTACGATGTGGTTTGAAGTCTCCCCAGAGTATGCCCGGCAAATGGCCAGCAAGGGCAGCGTGGCGATCGACGGCATCAGCCTGACGCTGGTCGACGTGACCGATACGCGGTTTAGCGTGGCGTTGATTCCACATACGCTCGACGCCACCACCCTGGGCGGGCGAAAGCAGGGAGACACCGTCAACATCGAGACCGACCTGCTGGCTAAATACGTCCAGCGACAACTCGAAACGAAGTAG
- the eno gene encoding phosphopyruvate hydratase, with amino-acid sequence MSMIVDVRGLQILDSRGNPTVEVEVILDSGVVGRAAVPSGASTGVHEALELRDGDKSVYLGKGVTKAVENVNDVIADALIGEDATSQTHIDELMIELDGTPNKAKLGANAILGVSLAVAKAAAAASGLPLYRYLGGVGARTLPAPMMNIVNGGSHADNNVDVQEFMVFPLGFDKFGDALRCGVEVFHSLKKVLKGKGLNTAVGDEGGFAPNLGSNIEALDLIMESIEGAGYKAGEQVYIALDVASSELYNKDKKTYTIDGKEIDSAGMVDFLAAWADKYPIVSIEDGCDEDDWEGWKMLTDKIGDKVQLVGDDLFVTNTERLQRGIDEDIANSILIKVNQIGSLTETINAIQLAHANDYTSIASHRSGETEDSFISDLAVALGTGQIKTGSASRSDRMAKYNQLLRIEAELGDLALYGGPALLKRRGK; translated from the coding sequence ATGAGCATGATTGTCGACGTTCGCGGACTTCAGATCCTGGACAGCCGCGGTAACCCCACGGTGGAAGTCGAAGTGATTTTGGACAGTGGCGTGGTGGGTCGCGCTGCCGTTCCTAGCGGTGCCTCGACCGGCGTGCATGAAGCGCTGGAGCTTCGCGACGGTGACAAGAGCGTTTACCTGGGCAAAGGCGTCACTAAGGCGGTCGAGAACGTCAACGACGTGATCGCCGACGCGTTGATCGGTGAAGACGCGACCAGCCAGACGCACATCGACGAACTGATGATCGAACTGGACGGCACCCCTAACAAGGCCAAGCTGGGCGCTAACGCGATCCTGGGTGTTTCGCTGGCCGTTGCCAAGGCCGCCGCGGCCGCTTCCGGCCTGCCGCTGTACCGTTACCTGGGTGGCGTCGGTGCTCGCACGCTGCCGGCTCCGATGATGAACATCGTCAACGGTGGTTCGCACGCGGATAACAACGTCGACGTTCAAGAGTTCATGGTCTTCCCATTGGGTTTCGACAAGTTCGGCGACGCGCTTCGCTGCGGCGTGGAAGTGTTCCACAGCTTGAAGAAGGTGCTCAAGGGTAAGGGGCTCAACACGGCCGTCGGTGACGAAGGTGGTTTCGCTCCAAACCTGGGCAGCAACATTGAAGCCCTCGACCTGATCATGGAATCGATCGAAGGTGCTGGTTACAAGGCCGGCGAGCAGGTTTACATCGCTTTGGACGTCGCTTCCAGCGAGTTGTATAACAAAGACAAGAAGACCTACACCATCGACGGCAAGGAAATCGATTCCGCCGGCATGGTCGACTTCCTGGCCGCTTGGGCCGACAAGTACCCGATCGTTTCGATCGAAGACGGCTGCGACGAAGACGACTGGGAAGGCTGGAAGATGCTGACCGACAAGATCGGCGACAAGGTCCAGCTGGTCGGTGACGACTTGTTCGTCACCAACACCGAGCGTCTGCAGCGCGGTATCGACGAAGACATCGCCAACAGCATTCTGATCAAGGTCAACCAGATTGGTTCGCTGACCGAAACGATCAACGCCATCCAACTGGCCCATGCCAACGATTACACCAGCATCGCCAGCCACCGCAGCGGTGAAACCGAAGACTCGTTCATCTCGGACCTAGCCGTTGCTCTTGGTACCGGTCAGATCAAGACGGGCTCGGCTTCGCGTAGCGATCGTATGGCCAAGTACAACCAACTGCTGCGAATCGAAGCCGAACTGGGCGACCTGGCCCTGTACGGCGGCCCTGCCCTGTTGAAGCGTCGCGGCAAGTAA
- a CDS encoding carbon storage regulator, which yields MLVLTRKQQQQIQIGEGVTITILKVKGNTVRIGIEAPNDVKIVRAELEPEEEATPAEESEPQSTLSRIDQVESATAGSHSKEDYRVLSFRVKQETTDSKRNESPRAASMRDFLAARAANSVG from the coding sequence ATGTTAGTTCTGACTCGCAAGCAGCAGCAGCAAATTCAAATCGGCGAAGGCGTCACCATCACCATCCTGAAGGTGAAAGGAAACACGGTTCGCATCGGGATCGAAGCACCCAACGACGTCAAAATCGTGCGGGCCGAGCTTGAGCCGGAAGAAGAAGCTACTCCGGCTGAGGAATCTGAGCCTCAGTCAACGCTGTCGCGCATCGATCAAGTCGAGTCCGCAACGGCTGGTAGCCACAGCAAGGAAGATTACCGGGTCCTCTCGTTTCGCGTGAAGCAAGAGACGACCGATAGCAAGCGTAACGAGTCCCCCCGGGCCGCGAGCATGCGAGACTTCCTGGCTGCCCGAGCCGCTAACTCGGTAGGTTAG
- a CDS encoding esterase/lipase family protein — translation MIHLQHWFMPATVRRGSRWESKGIILLLLAVSITSGCATQKWASVRKSPNNPLEGPLQLMSHTGPKVTDRTRQSLRVLGLEKYADGSYEKGLAELAAIIEKEPTGDNLYTFAELSYIAAARADAMGKDATALELYAGSVSHAYYFLFECKEGVSANGYDPRFRQACDIYNKSLEGSLRLVKAQGRLKQGETYRIKTPNHVFHVSLDTVGRWKDTQFQDFKFTSDYQVEGLKNQHRQYGLGVPLIAECKDNPPQAPGADYFPPNLTFALTAFLQVEHTPQIDPETNKKIHYCKIHLYDPLEKPEIEIHGRTIPFEADISTPLAYLLDSSSLAPTYMATLGLLSPGEQTEQRGIYMLEPYDPKKIPVMMVHGLWSSPMTWLEMFNDLRAQPEIRKDYQFWFYLYPTGQPFWISAAQFRADLDAMRADLDPQHTAIALDQMVLVGHSMGGLVSRMQTIESQNDFWNLVSDQPPSQLKGSPEDTEALKNVLFFEPNTSVRRVITMGTPHRGSDFANSTTRWLGKNLIALPSFVTGSSNRLIAENPGFFRNRELLEISTSVDSLAPDSPVLPEILDAPKAPWVKYHTVIGVVDQDTWLGYFSGRSDGIVKYESAHLDEAVSEKIVTADHNTVHRNPQSVIEVRRILREHVEQLKQEYYSSLQQPAIEPTMHDPVMPASHLAPVQRFAPQQTNPLRPSIYTTPPSPN, via the coding sequence ATGATCCATCTCCAACACTGGTTCATGCCCGCTACCGTCAGGCGAGGTTCGCGCTGGGAATCCAAAGGAATCATTCTTCTACTCTTAGCAGTCTCGATCACCTCAGGCTGTGCCACGCAAAAGTGGGCCAGCGTTCGCAAGTCTCCCAACAATCCGCTGGAAGGCCCGCTGCAGTTGATGTCGCACACTGGCCCTAAGGTCACCGACCGTACCCGGCAATCGTTGCGAGTACTGGGCCTCGAAAAGTATGCCGACGGCAGCTACGAAAAGGGGCTGGCCGAACTGGCCGCGATCATCGAAAAGGAACCGACTGGGGATAACCTTTATACGTTCGCCGAACTTTCGTACATCGCCGCCGCGCGAGCCGATGCAATGGGCAAGGACGCGACGGCCTTGGAACTGTACGCCGGCAGCGTGTCGCATGCCTATTACTTTCTCTTTGAATGCAAAGAAGGAGTCTCGGCCAATGGCTACGATCCGCGCTTCCGCCAGGCCTGCGACATCTACAACAAGTCGCTCGAAGGATCGCTGCGGCTGGTCAAAGCGCAAGGTCGCTTGAAGCAAGGGGAAACCTACCGAATCAAGACGCCCAATCACGTCTTCCACGTTTCGCTCGACACGGTCGGTCGCTGGAAAGATACCCAGTTTCAAGACTTCAAGTTCACCTCCGACTACCAGGTGGAAGGGCTCAAGAACCAGCATCGCCAGTATGGTTTAGGCGTGCCGCTGATTGCCGAATGCAAGGACAATCCGCCGCAGGCACCGGGTGCCGATTACTTTCCGCCGAATCTAACGTTCGCGCTTACCGCGTTTTTGCAGGTCGAACACACGCCGCAGATCGATCCGGAAACCAACAAGAAGATCCACTACTGCAAGATCCACTTGTACGATCCGCTGGAAAAGCCCGAGATCGAGATTCATGGCCGGACGATTCCATTCGAAGCCGACATCAGCACGCCGCTGGCCTACCTGCTCGATTCGAGTTCCCTCGCGCCAACCTACATGGCGACGCTAGGCTTGTTGAGCCCCGGCGAACAGACCGAACAACGCGGCATCTACATGCTCGAACCGTACGATCCCAAGAAGATCCCGGTGATGATGGTGCATGGTTTGTGGTCCAGCCCCATGACCTGGCTGGAAATGTTCAACGACCTGCGGGCTCAGCCTGAGATCCGAAAAGACTACCAATTCTGGTTCTATCTCTACCCGACAGGGCAGCCATTCTGGATCTCGGCCGCGCAGTTCCGAGCCGACCTGGACGCCATGCGCGCAGATCTCGATCCGCAGCACACGGCGATAGCACTCGATCAGATGGTGCTCGTCGGTCACAGCATGGGCGGTCTCGTCTCACGCATGCAGACCATCGAAAGTCAGAACGACTTCTGGAACCTGGTTTCCGATCAACCACCAAGCCAACTCAAAGGCAGTCCAGAAGACACCGAGGCTTTGAAGAACGTCCTGTTCTTTGAACCCAACACGTCCGTTCGCCGCGTGATCACCATGGGCACGCCGCATCGCGGAAGCGACTTCGCCAACTCGACCACACGCTGGCTGGGCAAGAACTTGATTGCTCTGCCTAGCTTCGTTACCGGCAGCAGCAACCGGTTGATCGCCGAGAACCCAGGCTTCTTCCGCAATCGAGAACTGTTGGAAATCAGTACCAGCGTCGACTCGCTGGCACCGGATTCGCCCGTGCTGCCTGAGATTCTGGACGCCCCGAAAGCACCGTGGGTCAAGTACCATACGGTGATTGGAGTGGTCGATCAGGACACCTGGCTGGGATACTTCTCGGGGCGTAGCGATGGGATTGTGAAGTACGAGAGTGCCCACCTAGACGAGGCGGTATCGGAGAAGATCGTCACTGCGGATCACAATACGGTCCATCGCAATCCACAAAGCGTGATCGAGGTGCGACGTATCTTGCGAGAACACGTCGAGCAGTTAAAGCAGGAATACTACAGCTCGCTTCAACAGCCGGCGATCGAACCGACGATGCACGATCCTGTGATGCCGGCAAGTCACTTGGCCCCAGTCCAGCGGTTTGCTCCTCAGCAAACCAATCCACTGCGGCCCAGCATCTATACGACTCCCCCGTCGCCCAACTAA